TTCTTGGAATAAAAATTATGTCACGTACGTATACGTGTCATGTAACATATGGCTATGATCCAACTCCTAATTTGGCTGAACTAATGGACAAGGACTAGGTGTGAACCCCCACGGTCTCACccaacaaaatttaataaaaaaacatttacatGACTCGTATGCATGATGAACAAGTACAAaagtgctaaaaaaaaaaaaaaaaaacggtgaCAGCATGGCCTTTTGCTTCAAAAATTAGGGTGGGCATGTTGATAGATTATTTAAGTCCGTAGCTACCTTCTTACCCTTATTCGCATCCATCGAAAacgatctctctctctgatctttCATCTCTTAACTGACTGCACAATGGTTCTCTCCAAAACTTCATCAGAGTCGGACGTCTCTGTCCACTCCACCTTTGCCTCTCGATATGTTCGAACCTCGCTTCCTAGGTTTTTATCATcgatcatttcttttttctgtttcttttctttcttgattTCGTTTTTAATAGATTCAGTGATTGGCACGTAGTGATCAATCGTAGATTGCATCGCGTTCGGATCTCTCCAGCTCCTagatcatgatttttttttggtttttgggttttgaagaTTCAAAATGCCCGAGAACTCGATCCCAAAGGAAGCAGCGTACCAGATCATTAACGACGAGCTCATGCTGGATGGGAATCCGAGGCTGAACCTGGCGTCGTTCGTGACCACGTGGATGGAGCCGGAGTGCGACAAGCTCATCATGTCTTCCATCAACAAGAACTACGTCGACATGGATGAGTACCCCGTCACCACTGAGCTCCAGGcatgtcctctctctctcagaaaATCTTACTGCACCCTTCCTCATTTTTGCACTTTGTCGACATTTCTCCGATCCTTAAAAAATCATCTGTCTTTAATGTCTTTGTCTCTACCATACCAAGAGATCGAGATTCGACTCATAAATACATGGTACTTAACGTGAAGTGCAAATCTGGGTTTTTATATCCGTATGATCTATAGATCTgatttatcattaattttcaagGTAGTATAATTTATATTGCGGAGAATTTACCTCGTAATTTCCATAGTTGAccggttcttctttttcatttttcttggaGTAGTTCTTGACTTTAAATTTATCCTTGGCTTTAAATTTATCCGGTTGCTTCTGAGAATCTGAGGATCGATACTTTTtggactttttcttttttggatttgCATTTATCACGGACGTCGATGTATTTCACCATCGTTGtggggtttaaaaaaaaacaatctatCAGCACATTTTATGAAGATGAAGagatattaattaaaagaaaataatattagtatataaatgtcacataattatttttaaaaaaataaataaatttaagatctacatgaaaaaattaatattttaataatatatcttactttttttcaagATGACTATAAACTACTTTcacatttcataaataattattggtGCACAGCTCTCTAATTATTTGCTTTAATTAAGATATTAATTAGATCTTGAAAAAAAACGCCCcaatattgtttaaaaataaactatttattaattttttgtttgacTTTAGACGtaacgtgtgtgtgtgttttttttttctttgaaaggaTGTCACGTGTGTATTGGGTATGAGGAAACTACTGAAAGaagtttatgatttttcttCTCCAACTTGTCATGGTGAACAACTTTCTGATATATACTtcatagatattttaaataataataaaattttgagttaaaataagataaaataatttataaaaaaaatatgtatttagataatgagataaaatgagatagtttttaatttttaaaattttaaaaatgtgtgGATTCTATTATTTAATAGGAAGAGGAATACTATGCATCATCTCACACcacacttttatatatattaaaatattatttttaattattttattttattttattcttattaaactaattaaattattctatttatcatccacacactacatatttattatagaaaaaatgaaaaaaaaaattaaaataaatgtgatgtatgaagtgtgaggatgacaagaagattttTTCTAATAGGAATAACCGAATTATTTACTGTTACCTACTATTTATGTCAGATTATACTGTTTATATATTGTTATAAACGTTTAAGCATTATTCATATACCATTTATATTagatttttactattcattCACCTGTGGTGGATGGATACACAATAATTATGCTACTTTCAAAAAGCATAGAAAAAACCTAAATCTTATCTTCATATATGGTAGAAGGCCTCGTTTCTATAATTCACTTGAGATGTAATATCTGTTAATAGCAGTGAGAATTGtgagatgatttgtaaatagtattaaagtagtttgaattaaaatttttattgagtttcgaaaaataagagagaaaattgttaaaaaaatataataaagttaaaatattattaaaatataatttttatttgaaaatttgaaaattttgatttttttttttttgtattttataaagtttgaaaaaattataatgatcagtaatgattagataaaatcatttatgtctaaatattatttaaatatttataaaataaaataaaataaaataagatgagatgatgtCAAATCAATGGCTAATTCAAATCGGCCTAAGATTACACCTTAAACTTTATTAATAGACATCAATTACGGCGGACATTAGATTAGTTGCAGCTACTTCACAGAATGGAACGAACATGGGCCCGACCTATAAGATAGAACCGCGTAAATTCGTAATGTCAATTGCGCGATCACCGCCGAATCATCCAGCCCAGTGTCCCTGCGTTCTAACCAATAGTGGGGCCATAGGACTTTGAGCATCAACTGTATCAcgttgcctttttctttttgttgtgttGTCGTTTATGCTTCAGATTATATGTCACACCCACACAAATACGACATGTCCCATCGAAAAgttgaaccttttttttttaattttcgcTGCTGTCTTGCCTGTTAACCGTGTATGAATGGAAAATGAAGGAAAGCTAAACTTTACGGCAATATTAGGGGAAATCAAACAGTAGTACTGATTGATATTACACTTCATTTCCCtccaaaaagagagaatgacCCACCCATGCATACACATATTCCAATCGTTGCAACCcctgtttatttttgtttctaacattATATTTGTTCcaactatatattaaaataactattcatatttatttgttattttcttcATTGAATGGATCTGCTGTTTACGTCTACTATTATTGATaaggtttattatttttttaattttatcgaTTGTAATAAGCAATCTTGAGTGGAAGCAAGAAAAGAGTCTTTACTTATTATGTACTGTCAATTAGCATTTGAGATGATGGCTAGCTAGCTCAAGGCTTCTTCAAAAATTTCATTATCCTTCTGTAATTCCCACGATCCCTTTACCCCATGTAATGCAAAACAGCTAGCTCCAAGGGATTTTAAACTGatcacataaatatataaataacacAAGCATGCAGCACCGAAAGACATGCATTAAAATATTTAGTGACATGACAAAGCTTAATGTACGTAGTTAATTAATTCATAATGTGTGGCGTATATAAGCAGTTTTTAGGAAAGTAAATGATATTGCTTAAATTGTAATTACGATTTTCCTCTGTCATAAGTGAGggcaatcaataaaattaggtatcgtcatcttttaaaaatatatatatatattgctttaaGCAACGGCCAACTTTGTGtgagaatatattatatgaacatgatcatcatatatatgttttgaattcaataatatatatatttatatgtatgcatgcagaATCGGTGTGTTAACATGATAGCGCATCTCTTTAATGCACCACTCGGAGAATCTGAGGCCGCAGTTGGAGTGGGGACAGTGGGGTCGTCGGAGGCCATAATGTTGGCCGGTTTAGCATTCAAGAGACAGTGGCAGAACCGGAGGAAAGCAGAGGGGAAACCCTGGGACAAACCCAACATTGTTACTGGAGCCAATGTTCAGGTATGATTCGCTTTTTTAGGAAAATTATACAGCAGTACTGATCATGATGAGTTTCAATATcaattctaatattatttattatgatcttgactatatataatatataatttttcatgttgggtcttctatttataggagaatcGATCTTGTTAAACTTTTTGAGATAAGTCACCAGTAAACGTACAGCAAACTTATAATTATTATGTACGTAATAATAATCGTATATATTATTACGAGCCCGTATGATTTCTGCTCTATCTTCTTATCTTTATCGTATTTGCTACTTTTTTCATGTATAAAGGTATGCTGGGAAAAATTCGCAAGATACTTTGAGGTGGAATTGAAGGAGGTAAAGCTGAGGGAGGACTACTTTGTGATGGACCCTGTGAAGGCTGTTGAGATGGTAGATGAGAACACCATTTGTGTCGCTGCCATTCTCGGTTCCACTCTCAACGGAGAGTTTGAAGATGTCAAGCTCTTAAATGATCTACTGATTGAGAAGAACAAGGAAACTGGGTAAGTATGACCTCCGTCGACCCCGATCCCTAGCCTCTCTCTTTCGAGTTCGTTTCAATATTAATGCATGAATGCGTTTGCAATTACGTAACACGCCTACcaaatctttcaatttcatCAATGGATCATCATGTGTTTGCATTTTTGTTTGGCAGGTGGGATACTCCGATCCATGTCGATGCAGCGAGCGGTGGATTCATTGCCCCATTTCTACACCCAGAACTAGAGTGGGATTTCCGCTTGCCGTTGGTGAAGAGCATCAATGTTAGTGGCCACAAGTATGGACTTGTGTATGCCGGGATTGGGTGGGTCATCTGGAGGAGCAAAGAGGATTTGCCTGAAGAACTCATCTTCCATATAAACTATCTTGGAGCTGACCAACCCACCTTCACCCTCAACTTCTCCAAAGGCAATTAATTACACTTCTCAGGactctgtttttttattttttaacctatCCGTACGAATTTAGAAAACCCTTTAACATTGATCATTGTAATTTCTGTGGAATCACTATATCAATGTGGCATATATATGTTCTCAGGCTCTCAAGGTCTGCTTTCTTTGATGCAGGTTCTAGTCAAGTCATTGCTCAATACTATCAACTAATTCGCTTGGGTTTTGAGGTTAGTCGATGGATAAATGTGCATGtaataaattatcaaactaGCTTAAAGAAATCATATTGTTAGCATTAATTCTCGTAATAATGACTTTTGTTAACCAGGGATACAGGAATATTATGGAAAACTGTAGAGAAAACATGCTGGTACTCAAAGAGGGGTTGGAGAAGACAGGGCGCTTTAACATTGTTTCAAAAGACGATGGCGTGCCATTGGTGGccttttccttaaaagacaacaGACGTCATGATGAGTTTGAGGTGTCTGACATGTTGCGGCGCTTTGGCTGGATTGTGCCTGCTTATACCATGCCGCCCGACGCCCAAACCGTGACGGTGCTCCGAGTTGTCATCAGGGAAGACTTTTCGCGCACTCTTGCAGAGCGCCTGGTTTGCGACATCGAGAAAGTTCTGCATGACCTTGATACTCTTCCGGCAAAGATCAGTTCCAACTTAGCAATTAATGGTGAAGAGGCCGACAAGAATGTCGCTGTGGTTATAAAGAAGAGTGCTCTCGAGACGCAGAGGGAGATCACTACGGTTTGGAGGAAGTTTGTCCtggagaggaagaagatgaatggCGTTTGCTAGAGCTTATTGGAGAAGAGCGTGTCAATTACCTACTTTATAATTGAGTTATCGAAGTACCGCATGtctctttcctttttaataTAAGCTTTGTGATGCTTAATTATTACTGGGCTTTCTGCATTATTATTTCTTGTGTGGGTTAGATGAATGATCAGTCGCATCGTTTAAATTAATGCATCTTAATTTCACTCGTCGCGTAAACAATATATATTGCAACGAGTTTCATGTGCTTAATTGTTTAACAAGCCTTAAAAATTTTCAGTAATTCAGGATAAGGCTAATtcattcccttcttttctttctattctTTCGAGTTTGGGAAGGTGGATTTATGTTCACCAATGGGTGCAAGCGTGGTCTGAAAATGACCTCGAAAGCTAGGCCAATTGCTAGTGGTTTGGTAGAAAGGGTCGTCATATGTATTGGCCATTTGACCTAAACAAATCCAAGATAATATTAATCGAATTGAAGCAGTAGTACTTCACGagatttctctctttctttccgtCTCATGAAAACATGCACCTTAATGAAATAACTAGCAACGTAAACCAAATCCTACAGACCATCTTTAGTATTAATTCAATGAATTAACCATATAGTTCAAACAATTCATATAACAAGTTGTTGCCTTTTAACATCCTAACTCCTATTGGATATCTTTAACTTCCTTTCCTTGTATATATGGATATTAGATCGATACCAAACTGATCAAATCAAAACCCAAAGACTAGAATTAAAGATCGAGTTCTCTTTAGGTCCAAAGCTATGCAAAGGCAATACGGAGCAGAATTTAATAGAATCGATCGAATTAATAAAAGTAGCTAGAGGACATAGAAAGAAGTTGGTTTGTAACATGCATCCATGCAACTCTAGAAACAATACGTTCGTTTATAATGACAATAGATAATACAAACTGTGCGTCTCTCATCAAGCCAACAGTACTTAATTCACTTCAATTACACaagttttttttcataaaataaaaatatacaccAGAGAATGTGCATATCATGTAGAGATCCAACAACCTTTATATCAATTAAGGCTTGGCAAATTGGGTCCCCTTAACTACCGTGACAGGACATGAAGCATTTGTCACAACATACTTGCTAACACTGCCAAGCAAAACCCTGCAAAATCACACTCGTCATTGTAGCCTTAATCAAACACGTGATTTGAGGCTATAGCCAatatatgaagatgaatgcTATTCTTTGTTTTATTTCGATTTCGAGCTAGTCATACATCTTATTAATGTAACACATTTTTTATAGTGTCATATACTTACAAGTGTTACCTCGACCAATATGACTGATAATAGTATTGCTCGTTCATGAAATAAGAAACTGATCGAACATGGATTGTATCATTCGATAAagcacatcatatatatatatatatatatatatatgaccgaTCGACCAACATATGTACAACACAATATTCCCAAGCGATGGATGAGGATTACCTTTTGATAGGGCCAAGACCTCTGCTTCCAACAACAAGAGAGTCGAGCTTAAGATCTTCCGCAGCATCGCAAAGCTTCTCCCTTGGATCCCCCCAGTAGACCTTGGCCACCACCTTAGCCTGCTCCAACCCACAAACAGTAGTACTCAGTACTCAGACACTAACACGTACATGGCCATTCATTTCATTTCGCCACCCACGTACAGCAAATGATCATTCATCTGTACGTAATTATATGgagtaaaaagttaaaaatccaATACATACCCCTTTAGTCTTTGACGCTGTATCAAGAATCTCAAGAACCTCCGGATCATATGTAAGTCCATATTGCTTGGAAAAGTTAATCTCTCTGAATTCCTCAAGAGGAATTAAAGCTGCGAAAACAAACGAAGACAAGGAAATGAATATTGGGGGTAAGAGATCGAAATGGCGAATTAAGCCTTTAAGTCAAAAAGAGGTAGAAACGACGACAGACGAGATCCAGTGTCCTCGAAAAGTTTCTTCCTGGTATGATCTGATTTGGGTGGCTGAACATGGATCAGGATGATGAGATCTCCTTCCTGGATAATATTATCAGCAGCCCATCGAAGGGCTGCTTTGCTTGTTGGTGAGTAGTCCATGCCTATACCAAGTACACGCGCCTTCCCCATCCGATCTATTATTCTCTTCTGCTAGTATTTGGTTGCCACAGACGTAGGAGAATTTATGTTGGCTGGCTCGGTTTGGATTTTTTATAAAGAAGGGAGAAGATTCTTGAATGCACTGGCCGGTTTAGTGGGAAGCGTCTTCGAtttgtatttgtatatatacatacagaACATTAGACTTTTTTAACGAATATACAGAAGTTGAAGATGAAGCTATCACTTTATTCTTTGATGATAAgaatttcttaaaaagaaaaatacaggaTAATACTGCATGTTGTTTTGCTAGGAAGCACAGAATACAACAGGTGATCTatcaattatatatgatattcaaTCAAGAACCTTGCCCTTTTGAACAGTATCTATACTCCTCTGGAGAgttctaactctctctctcttaatgaTGGGAATGGAAACAAAGAAGATTGTTTGTGAGGggtgaaaagaaattaaagaaagaaaagaaaggacagCTAGAAAGTACAATATCATGCCAAGCTTGCAATTCATGACCTAGCGGTACGTGTGATCTCATATATAGCAGAATTCACGGCCTTTTGTcttgattcattttatcaaagGGAAATACTATTTCTATCCCGAGTACTGTGTCTcccgaatttttatttatttatttagtaattaaggaagattttttaaataatattatgattttttaaattttttaaaaatgtttatgatgattaaaaaaatataaaaataaaataaaatgcatgcttCGAGATCACTTTCAagagatatatattttaggTGATTCTAACACCGCTCTTTATCAAAACAAGGGGCAATGATTCTGGTCTTCTTTAAAGGCTTAATACAAAATTCAGGGTGGAAATCGTTATTGTCAATAGGTTTGAATAGACTTTCCCATTGttttatactaattataattcTGAGGAGGTTTCAGCATAATGCATGATGAACTAATTTGCTTTGGACAGAAGActtgaattttcaaaaaaagatatCACGACTAGTACGTCGTGGTAATTACGATTCCGTAATCCTTCTCGAATTCTTTTCTTTATACATGATGCTTCTATCTGtttttttgtagtgaaaaaGATATTTTCTGTGCTGTATCATCGTATATACTTTTCGTATTCAGGTTTTGATTCTACAAAGGTTACAATGCCAGCAGTACGCTGTTTcatatgtacatgcatgcatgaatgcatGATGTGTCGCTGTAACAAAGTTGAGATATTGATGCCTACATTGCCTAGCTAGTAccacagaaaaaataaaaaataaataaataattagaagACAGAAAAGGACATCAAAATTGTGAGCTCTTCTTTGAATTTGGGCTAGCTCGAATTGGGCCAATTAGAACCCAAATAGTAATCACTCCAGGCATTACCTCCACTGGATTGATTGATTCCTTATCAATATATGAACCAAGCCCATCAAGCATATTAGCCGAGAAGTAGTgtacgttatatatatatataagtagtaGTCATTGCTCAATGCTAATTTCAAGCTATAATTGCTATTCGTCCATGCCACATGCGTAAGGCCAGGGCGGCTCGATACAAATTGACGTTTAgggtaaaatttaaattaattatttataattataatataataaaaaataaattattataaaatatacttgCAGGCAAACTAAAGGCTTTAAAGGAAGATCTAAAGCTGTAGAATTCCCAATCTTTTGGAGATCTAGGGGAGCAAAAGAAAGTCATGATGGGAGAATTGCAGGTTCTTGATAGGATCAATGAAGGTCGAGCTCTCACCGTAGAGGAAAGATCAAGAAAGGCAGAATTGACTTCAGAGCTAGAAAGGGTATTATCTTGTGAAGAGATCTCTTGGCGACAAAAATCAAGAGCTttgtggttgaaagaaggggataGAAGTACGAAATTTTTCCATAAAGTGGCAAACTCTCATAGGAGGAATAATACCATTGAGATGCTGAATATAAATGGTAGAGAGTGTACTGAGGCCCCTGTGATACGGGAACACGTGCTGAATTTCTATGAACAATTATTTACAGaaagggagggatggaggcctAGAGTGGATGGTCTTGTTTTTTATTCCATTGAGCCGCAGACAGCAGCAAGGTTGGAAAGAGCgtttgaggaagaggagatAT
This is a stretch of genomic DNA from Carya illinoinensis cultivar Pawnee chromosome 3, C.illinoinensisPawnee_v1, whole genome shotgun sequence. It encodes these proteins:
- the LOC122302958 gene encoding glutamate decarboxylase 1, coding for MVLSKTSSESDVSVHSTFASRYVRTSLPRFKMPENSIPKEAAYQIINDELMLDGNPRLNLASFVTTWMEPECDKLIMSSINKNYVDMDEYPVTTELQNRCVNMIAHLFNAPLGESEAAVGVGTVGSSEAIMLAGLAFKRQWQNRRKAEGKPWDKPNIVTGANVQVCWEKFARYFEVELKEVKLREDYFVMDPVKAVEMVDENTICVAAILGSTLNGEFEDVKLLNDLLIEKNKETGWDTPIHVDAASGGFIAPFLHPELEWDFRLPLVKSINVSGHKYGLVYAGIGWVIWRSKEDLPEELIFHINYLGADQPTFTLNFSKGSSQVIAQYYQLIRLGFEGYRNIMENCRENMLVLKEGLEKTGRFNIVSKDDGVPLVAFSLKDNRRHDEFEVSDMLRRFGWIVPAYTMPPDAQTVTVLRVVIREDFSRTLAERLVCDIEKVLHDLDTLPAKISSNLAINGEEADKNVAVVIKKSALETQREITTVWRKFVLERKKMNGVC
- the LOC122302959 gene encoding universal stress protein PHOS34; the encoded protein is MGKARVLGIGMDYSPTSKAALRWAADNIIQEGDLIILIHVQPPKSDHTRKKLFEDTGSPLIPLEEFREINFSKQYGLTYDPEVLEILDTASKTKGAKVVAKVYWGDPREKLCDAAEDLKLDSLVVGSRGLGPIKRVLLGSVSKYVVTNASCPVTVVKGTQFAKP